One stretch of Candidatus Latescibacterota bacterium DNA includes these proteins:
- a CDS encoding ABC transporter ATP-binding protein, producing MKRRAIIKIRDLSKQFGGQSVLNGLNLDIGYGETLVVMGRSGCGKSVLLKHITGLLRPDSGQIFFEDEDITRFNRNKLFQMRMHFGMLFQSAALFDSMNVGENVGLPLRKHTGMGEEEIREIVSRKLSLVGLEGMQDMFPSELSGGMKKRVGLARAVVMDPQVVLYDEPTTGLDPIMADVINSLIRDLQRELDITSVVVTHDIGSAYKVADHIAMLYEGNIIHEGTPDNIRSTDNEFVRQFVEGRANGPMSAL from the coding sequence ATGAAACGTAGAGCCATAATAAAGATCCGGGATCTTTCAAAACAGTTCGGCGGACAGTCTGTACTGAACGGACTGAACCTCGATATAGGGTACGGGGAGACACTCGTCGTGATGGGAAGGAGCGGTTGTGGCAAGAGTGTCCTTCTCAAGCATATCACCGGGCTGTTGAGGCCGGACAGCGGGCAGATATTCTTCGAAGATGAAGATATCACACGATTTAACAGGAATAAACTGTTTCAGATGCGAATGCACTTTGGTATGCTCTTTCAGAGTGCGGCACTCTTCGACTCGATGAATGTGGGTGAGAATGTCGGGTTGCCGCTTCGCAAGCATACCGGCATGGGCGAAGAAGAGATCAGGGAGATAGTATCGAGGAAGTTGAGCCTCGTGGGCCTGGAGGGGATGCAGGATATGTTCCCTTCAGAATTGAGCGGGGGGATGAAGAAGAGGGTCGGCCTGGCGAGAGCTGTAGTGATGGATCCACAGGTCGTCCTTTACGACGAACCGACTACCGGGCTCGACCCGATAATGGCCGATGTCATAAACAGCCTTATCAGGGACCTGCAGAGAGAGCTTGATATCACTTCGGTAGTCGTGACACATGATATCGGGAGCGCCTACAAGGTAGCCGACCATATCGCGATGTTATATGAAGGAAACATAATACATGAAGGTACCCCGGATAATATCCGGTCTACCGACAACGAGTTCGTAAGACAGTTTGTAGAAGGAAGGGCCAATGGGCCGATGTCGGCCCTGTGA
- a CDS encoding MCE family protein, with protein sequence MEYKALELRVGFTIFIAVMIFTIGLMWFEGFKIGGEKYEFHAVFPMVGGIDPGDAVRVNGVEKGEVKSVSLREKDVIITMELDISARIPEDSKVVLQTRGIMGERIVSIIMGDSGVMLKEGALLEGIYDPGISEALAGVGKVLDEITRLVDDIEKITLQLTDGERLGTAIENLVEVSEQVKNALGRNMESMDSGIASFSRSASRIDSILARNAGHVDSMMLRFDDVSRYLPGLIENISKVTSTLVELAARLETNDNTMGALLQDRELLDRLENTIGGLDSLVTDIRENPKKYLKLEIF encoded by the coding sequence ATGGAATATAAAGCGCTTGAGTTGAGAGTCGGATTCACGATCTTCATCGCGGTGATGATATTCACCATCGGGCTGATGTGGTTCGAAGGTTTCAAGATCGGGGGGGAGAAGTACGAGTTTCACGCAGTGTTTCCCATGGTGGGAGGAATCGATCCCGGTGACGCAGTCCGCGTGAACGGAGTCGAAAAGGGAGAGGTGAAGAGTGTCTCGTTGAGGGAGAAAGATGTCATAATCACAATGGAGCTCGATATCTCGGCCAGGATCCCGGAAGATTCGAAAGTAGTCCTGCAGACGAGGGGGATAATGGGTGAGAGGATAGTGTCGATCATCATGGGTGATTCCGGTGTGATGCTTAAGGAAGGCGCGCTTCTCGAGGGTATCTACGACCCGGGGATCTCGGAAGCTCTGGCGGGAGTCGGCAAGGTCCTCGATGAGATCACCAGGCTGGTCGATGATATCGAAAAAATCACCCTGCAGCTGACCGACGGGGAGAGACTCGGTACGGCCATCGAGAACCTCGTGGAAGTAAGTGAGCAGGTAAAGAATGCTCTGGGCAGGAATATGGAATCGATGGACAGTGGGATCGCTTCGTTTTCCAGGTCGGCTTCGCGGATCGATTCGATACTTGCCAGGAACGCGGGCCACGTCGATTCGATGATGCTCCGTTTCGATGACGTCAGCAGATATCTTCCCGGCCTGATAGAGAACATTTCGAAAGTCACATCGACCCTGGTCGAATTGGCGGCCAGACTCGAAACAAACGATAATACGATGGGAGCCCTGCTGCAGGACAGGGAACTGCTCGACAGGCTCGAAAATACGATAGGCGGTCTC